CTGAGTTATACCGGAAAATAAATGATAAAAATATCTAAATTAATGAAATATACCACCATAAAAATTATTTAGCAAAATTAATTGATTTTCGCTAATTAAACAGATATAAATTTGTCAAAATAATGAAATAAAAAAAGTATTACTTTTTATAAAAATAATACTACAATACATAATATTTTTTTATAAAAAAGTATTATTGACAGAAGAGATATTTAAAAAAAATAGCTATTAAAGACAGGAGGAGAGATTGCTTTAATAGCTATTGTAGACAGTGAAAGAAACCTATATATGTTTATATAAATCTCCTTTTTGTTATTAATTATCCTACATTGATGGAGAAAATAAGCAATACCGGTTGGTTATGCCAACAACCAATATTGCTCGGCTAATGATGAATTTATCAACATAAAGATAATTAATTGAAAAACAGTCGAAATATTCTCTATTTTAACTATTTTTCTAACATTAGTGATCATCCCACTAATCTTAGAAAAACAACTAATAGGTGAAAGTAAATAGCTGAAATAGCTATTTACAATCATAAATATGGCTCGACTATTTTTTTTAACTCTATTTTAGCTCTAATGGCCCCAATTTTAAGAGAGTTTTATGAAATTCTTCCATTGTTCTTTGGAATTTCTCACCTTCAGACGCTGAAATCCATTCATGACGGAACCTTTCCTTTTCAATTCCAAACTCTTCAAGAATATCCTCAACAATCTTTGATCTTCTAGACCATTTGTAGTTTCCCGCATCATAATGGCAGTCACCAATATGGCATCCGCCTACAAATACTCCATCAGCACCTTCCTGAAATGCTTTGAAAACCATTGAAGGATTGATTCTTCCAGAGCACATTACACGAATGATTCTGATGTTTGGTGAATATTGCATACGAGCAGTTCCTGCAGTATCCGCACCACCATAACAACACCAATTACATAATAAACCTACAATTTTTAAATCATCAGACATCGAATCACCTCATAATTCTGTTTTTTCTGGACTGTATAATGGAGGTTTGATGTCATCTGAAACTCCAGCTACATAACCAGTTCTAGCAAAGTATTTCTTCTGCAATTTATCGAAAATTAATGAAACAGGAATGTCCATCGGACATACGTCATCACATTGGCCACAGTCCACACAGCTGAAACTCATATGGGACAATCTGACACCCTGAAAAGCGATTGGGACCGGTGGAATGTTGGATTCATCCTTGAAGTAAGGCTTGTTCAACTCACAGTTTTCAAAGCACCAACATATAGGGCAAACATCGCGACATGCATAACAGCTGATGCAACGGCTCCACTCGTCCATTTCACTAACTAATGGATAATTAGCGTCCTGATTCTTTTTAGCCATCTTAATCATGATGTTTTCAACCTTTGACCTTCCCTCAACAGCCGCATCAGAAGGTGATTTGGTGTCAAGGATTCCTGCTTTTTTAGCACCATCTATGAGTTCCTGGCCCTTTTCATCATTGATTTCTATGAATGTCCAACCGTCTTCGGCACCCCAATTTCCACAGGCGATATTAGCCTTTCTAGGGATTTTCACGTCACATCTTTGGCAGTTGTTACGGCGTCCGTAACCCTTCTCTTCAAGGTCATGGATTTTCACTGATTCTTCTGATCCGTCAGCAAGCTCGATGATGAATTGACCCTTGTCAATCTCTTCGCTTACGACATCATCAGGGTCGGCTTCGTAGAACAGGTCAATCATTTCCCTACCGCTGACCGGTGATACAGTACCTCCACAGTTCAAACCAATCATGTAAATGTTGTCCTTATCAATCTTATGCCTTGTGATAAGCTCCTCAACAGCCCTCATGTCACATGGCTTGACTGTGAAAGCAACCTTTTTACCGGTGAAATATTTTTGAACAAGGTCCCCTATCATTGTTGGAGCACAGTGGTAAGACCCTGCAGTTTTCAATAAATCATCTGAAGCAGTGATGAAAACTGGAAAAGCGTCATAAACATCATCCTGAGGACTTAATGCCAAAACACCATCAACCAATTCCTCATCAAGCAAATATTTAAGGATGCTGGTTACAGCCCCTCCACATTCGCCCGCTTCAAGAATTTCATTATTTTGAGATTTCGCTAAAACATGACTCATATTATCCCCTCTATTTGTTTAACTCCTCGATAACTTCGACAATGCCAAGATTATCAGATTCGACAACTGAATTGAAATTTTGCACTTCACCCATTGCATTGACAAAAGATCCGCCTTGCTCTAACCATGATTTAACAGGGACGACAATATCTGCAATTTTTGTTGTCTCATTTTCGCAGCAGGCAAAACTTATGATTTTAGAGATTTTGGTAAAATCATAATCAAACTCTTCAACTACATCTTCATTAAATACCAATAGCAATTTGCTTTCATCAAACAGTTCCTCCATTTCCTCACTGGATTTTGGATCGATGATATTCAATGCGCCTTTTGTATTTGGTTTACTGAAAACAGGCAAGACTTTAGAATTCAAGGATTCCAGTTTATCCAAATCCTCAGC
Above is a genomic segment from Methanobrevibacter thaueri containing:
- a CDS encoding hydrogenase iron-sulfur subunit, whose product is MSDDLKIVGLLCNWCCYGGADTAGTARMQYSPNIRIIRVMCSGRINPSMVFKAFQEGADGVFVGGCHIGDCHYDAGNYKWSRRSKIVEDILEEFGIEKERFRHEWISASEGEKFQRTMEEFHKTLLKLGPLELK
- a CDS encoding Coenzyme F420 hydrogenase/dehydrogenase, beta subunit C-terminal domain, coding for MSHVLAKSQNNEILEAGECGGAVTSILKYLLDEELVDGVLALSPQDDVYDAFPVFITASDDLLKTAGSYHCAPTMIGDLVQKYFTGKKVAFTVKPCDMRAVEELITRHKIDKDNIYMIGLNCGGTVSPVSGREMIDLFYEADPDDVVSEEIDKGQFIIELADGSEESVKIHDLEEKGYGRRNNCQRCDVKIPRKANIACGNWGAEDGWTFIEINDEKGQELIDGAKKAGILDTKSPSDAAVEGRSKVENIMIKMAKKNQDANYPLVSEMDEWSRCISCYACRDVCPICWCFENCELNKPYFKDESNIPPVPIAFQGVRLSHMSFSCVDCGQCDDVCPMDIPVSLIFDKLQKKYFARTGYVAGVSDDIKPPLYSPEKTEL